In the Staphylococcus condimenti genome, one interval contains:
- a CDS encoding CsbA family protein, with protein MVLVWYLCASFFPCVLVVLFSVVTKNKWVGAIVTLTLIGGSIYKGFFHSEWIIFIDVVSLLAGFVIVDQLNLHKQHEDEDR; from the coding sequence ATGGTTCTCGTTTGGTATCTTTGTGCTTCGTTTTTTCCATGTGTTCTAGTAGTATTGTTCAGTGTTGTAACTAAGAATAAATGGGTTGGAGCAATTGTAACTTTAACGCTTATCGGTGGTTCTATATATAAAGGTTTCTTCCATAGTGAATGGATTATTTTCATAGATGTGGTTTCGCTTTTAGCGGGATTTGTTATAGTTGATCAATTGAATCTCCATAAACAGCACGAAGATGAAGATCGTTAA
- a CDS encoding YfbR-like 5'-deoxynucleotidase, producing MGVHQYFKRLSDLEKLIRLPGKFKYFEHNVAAHSFKVTKIAQYLGTVEEAHGNEINWKNLYEKALNHDFAEVFTGDIKTPVKYASRDLKKLFSQVEEEMVDNFIREEFPPEYQDVYRERLQEGKDDSLEGQILAVADKIDLLYETFGEIQKRNPDALFFEIYEMSLETIMQFDHLVSVQDFIENVIPEMLTENFIPRSELRELTMSILNKRDG from the coding sequence ATGGGTGTACATCAATATTTTAAAAGACTATCAGATCTAGAAAAGCTAATACGCTTGCCTGGAAAATTTAAATATTTTGAGCATAATGTAGCCGCACATTCATTCAAGGTTACTAAAATCGCTCAATACTTAGGTACAGTGGAAGAAGCACATGGCAATGAAATTAACTGGAAAAATTTGTATGAAAAGGCGTTGAACCATGATTTTGCAGAAGTGTTTACAGGGGATATCAAAACACCTGTAAAATATGCAAGCCGTGATTTGAAAAAATTATTCTCGCAAGTAGAAGAAGAAATGGTAGATAATTTTATCAGAGAAGAGTTTCCTCCAGAATATCAAGATGTCTATAGAGAACGACTACAAGAAGGTAAAGATGACTCTTTAGAAGGTCAAATACTTGCTGTAGCTGATAAAATTGATTTATTGTATGAAACGTTCGGAGAAATACAAAAGCGTAATCCGGATGCTCTGTTCTTCGAAATTTATGAGATGTCTCTTGAGACAATTATGCAGTTTGATCATTTAGTATCTGTACAAGATTTTATTGAAAATGTAATTCCGGAAATGTTAACAGAAAACTTTATCCCACGATCGGAATTGCGAGAATTAACGATGTCGATTTTAAATAAAAGAGATGGGTGA
- a CDS encoding COG3942 and LysM peptidoglycan-binding domain-containing protein, whose protein sequence is MKKALLLSAASVTVFTGLNGVASAEQTHVVKEDAKLSDVAALFATTTNEIKNLNKLNQDEVKKDTQLVLPDTDVVEVKAGDSLNSIAKTHHISVDKLHELNPGLTNLILPGDILAVSDKGAAHLQALFTGKIAPEVEKQAYNEEGQSAKQPTTSNYNNVEQVTTAPQAYYSNENNVEYTAPTRSYTSSYTAPTSYSGNYSSASYSAPAAQSSYSNYSGANYYTSGQCTSYVFERAGGKAGSLWGNANNWANAAAAAGRTVNNTPTAGAIMQSTAGAYGHVAYVEGVNGDGSVRVSEMNYGYGPGVVTSRTLSAGQAASYNFIH, encoded by the coding sequence ATGAAGAAAGCTTTATTACTCTCAGCAGCATCGGTAACAGTGTTTACAGGATTAAATGGCGTCGCGTCTGCAGAACAAACACACGTAGTTAAAGAAGACGCTAAATTAAGCGATGTCGCAGCTTTGTTTGCCACTACTACAAATGAAATTAAAAATTTAAATAAATTAAACCAAGACGAAGTTAAAAAGGACACTCAATTAGTCTTGCCGGATACAGATGTTGTAGAAGTGAAAGCGGGAGACTCTTTAAATTCAATTGCAAAAACACATCATATCTCTGTAGATAAATTACATGAACTTAACCCAGGACTTACAAATTTAATTTTACCTGGTGATATCTTAGCAGTTTCTGATAAAGGTGCAGCACATTTACAAGCGTTATTTACTGGTAAAATTGCACCAGAAGTTGAAAAACAAGCTTACAATGAAGAAGGTCAATCAGCAAAACAACCAACAACTTCAAATTATAATAATGTAGAACAAGTAACGACAGCACCACAAGCTTATTATTCTAATGAAAATAATGTAGAATACACAGCACCTACTCGTTCATATACATCATCATATACAGCACCAACAAGTTATTCTGGAAATTACAGCAGTGCTTCTTACAGCGCACCAGCTGCTCAATCTTCTTACTCTAACTATTCAGGTGCAAACTACTATACTTCTGGTCAATGTACATCTTATGTATTCGAACGTGCTGGTGGTAAAGCAGGTTCATTATGGGGAAATGCAAATAACTGGGCAAATGCTGCCGCTGCCGCAGGTCGCACAGTTAATAATACGCCAACTGCAGGTGCTATCATGCAATCAACAGCAGGTGCATATGGCCATGTTGCTTACGTTGAAGGCGTAAATGGTGACGGTTCAGTTCGTGTATCTGAAATGAACTATGGTTACGGCCCTGGTGTTGTAACTTCACGTACACTTTCAGCAGGACAAGCTGCATCATATAACTTTATTCATTAA
- the prfB gene encoding peptide chain release factor 2 (programmed frameshift), translating into MELSEIKRNLANYEEKLNQLRGSLDLEEKETNIQEYEEMMTDPNFWDDQNKAQEIIDKNNALKHVVNGYRDLEAELEDMSATHELLQEEFDEDLKADLEEEAMGFKEKLDQFEMQLLLNGPYDANNAILELHPGAGGTESQDWASMLLRMYQRYAEQQGFKVEVADYLPGDEAGVKSVTLVIKGHNAYGYLKAEKGVHRLVRISPFDSSGRRHTSFVSCDVIPEFSNNEIEIEVNPDDITVDTFRASGAGGQHINKTESAIRITHHPTGIVVNNQNERSQIKNREAAMKMLKSKLYQLKLEEQEREMAEIRGEQKEIGWGSQIRSYVFHPYSMVKDHRTNEETGNVNAVMDGEIGPFIEAYLRTQMDNREA; encoded by the exons ATGGAATTATCCGAAATTAAGCGTAATCTCGCTAATTATGAAGAAAAATTAAATCAACTTAGGGGGTCTCTT GACTTAGAGGAAAAAGAGACAAACATCCAAGAATATGAAGAGATGATGACAGATCCGAATTTCTGGGATGACCAAAATAAAGCGCAAGAAATTATTGATAAAAATAATGCATTGAAACATGTGGTGAATGGCTATCGAGATTTAGAAGCAGAACTAGAAGATATGTCAGCAACACATGAATTGCTTCAAGAAGAATTTGATGAGGATTTAAAGGCAGATTTAGAAGAAGAAGCAATGGGCTTCAAAGAGAAACTCGATCAATTTGAAATGCAATTGTTATTAAACGGTCCTTATGATGCGAATAATGCAATTTTAGAATTGCATCCAGGTGCAGGGGGTACAGAATCTCAAGACTGGGCAAGTATGTTATTGCGTATGTATCAACGTTATGCTGAACAACAAGGCTTTAAAGTAGAAGTCGCAGATTATCTGCCGGGTGATGAAGCGGGTGTTAAAAGTGTAACGCTAGTCATTAAAGGACATAATGCGTATGGTTATTTGAAAGCTGAAAAAGGTGTACACCGTCTCGTGCGTATTTCACCTTTCGATTCCTCAGGCCGTCGTCATACGTCATTCGTATCTTGTGATGTGATTCCTGAATTCAGTAATAATGAGATTGAAATCGAAGTGAATCCTGATGATATTACAGTAGATACTTTCAGAGCGTCTGGTGCAGGTGGACAACATATTAACAAAACTGAATCAGCAATCCGTATTACCCACCATCCGACTGGAATTGTGGTAAATAACCAAAATGAACGTTCTCAAATTAAAAACCGTGAAGCAGCAATGAAAATGTTGAAATCCAAATTGTATCAACTGAAATTAGAGGAACAAGAACGTGAAATGGCTGAAATCCGCGGTGAACAAAAAGAAATCGGATGGGGAAGCCAAATTCGTTCTTATGTATTCCATCCTTACTCAATGGTAAAAGATCATCGTACAAATGAAGAAACAGGGAATGTGAATGCAGTGATGGACGGAGAAATTGGGCCATTTATTGAAGCATATTTAAGAACACAAATGGATAATCGTGAAGCATAA
- the secA gene encoding preprotein translocase subunit SecA, protein MGFLTKIVDGNKREIKRLSKQADKVIALEEDMSILTDEEIRNKTKEFQERLQAEEDVIKQNKMLDEILPEAFALVREGAKRVFNMTPYPVQIMGGIAIHNGDISEMRTGEGKTLTATMPTYLNALAGRGVHVITVNEYLASSQSEEMAELYNFLGLSVGLNLNSLSTEQKREAYNADITYSTNNELGFDYLRDNMVNYSEERVMRPLHFAIIDEVDSILIDEARTPLIISGEAEKSTSLYTQANVFAKMLKAEDDYNYDEKTKSVQLTDQGADKAERMFKLDNLYDLKNVDIITHINTALRANYTLQRDVDYMVVDGEVLIVDQFTGRTMPGRRFSEGLHQAIEAKEGVQIQNESKTMASITFQNYFRMYNKLAGMTGTAKTEEEEFRNIYNMTVTQIPTNRPVQREDRPDLIFISQKGKFDAVVEDVVEKHKKGQPILLGTVAVETSEYISQLLKKRGVRHDVLNAKNHEREAEIVSTAGQKGAVTIATNMAGRGTDIKLGEGVEELGGLAVIGTERHESRRIDDQLRGRSGRQGDRGESRFYLSLQDELMVRFGSERLQKMMGRLGMDDSTPIESKMVSRAVESAQKRVEGNNFDARKRILEYDEVLRKQREIIYGERNNIIDSESSSELVITMMRSTLDRAISYYINEDSDEVDYTPFINFVDDVFLHEGDVKEDEIKGKDPEDIFDVVWAKVEKAYEAQKANIPEQFNEFERMILLRSIDGRWTDHIDTMDQLRQGIHLRSYGQQNPLRDYQNEGHQLFDTMMVNIEEDVSKYILKSVITVDDDIERDKAKEYQGQHVSAEDGKEKVKPQPVVKDNHIGRNDPCPCGSGKKYKNCCGK, encoded by the coding sequence ATGGGTTTTTTAACAAAAATTGTTGACGGCAATAAAAGAGAAATCAAACGCCTAAGTAAGCAAGCCGACAAAGTAATCGCATTAGAAGAAGACATGTCGATTCTTACTGATGAAGAAATTAGAAATAAAACAAAAGAATTCCAAGAAAGATTGCAAGCAGAAGAAGATGTAATCAAACAAAATAAAATGTTAGATGAAATATTGCCAGAAGCTTTTGCACTTGTCCGTGAAGGGGCGAAACGTGTGTTTAATATGACACCTTATCCAGTCCAAATCATGGGTGGTATTGCCATTCATAACGGTGATATTTCAGAAATGAGAACAGGTGAAGGTAAAACATTAACTGCAACAATGCCTACGTATTTAAATGCTTTAGCAGGACGTGGTGTACACGTTATTACAGTCAATGAATATTTGGCAAGTTCTCAAAGTGAAGAAATGGCTGAGTTATATAACTTCTTAGGTTTATCAGTCGGATTAAACTTGAACAGCTTATCTACAGAACAAAAGCGCGAAGCTTATAATGCAGATATTACGTATAGTACAAATAATGAATTAGGTTTCGATTATTTACGTGATAACATGGTGAATTACTCAGAAGAACGTGTTATGCGTCCGCTTCATTTCGCCATCATTGATGAGGTTGACTCTATTTTAATCGATGAAGCACGTACGCCATTGATTATTTCAGGGGAAGCTGAAAAATCAACATCACTTTATACACAAGCGAATGTTTTTGCTAAAATGCTGAAAGCAGAAGATGATTATAATTATGATGAAAAAACAAAATCAGTACAATTAACAGATCAAGGTGCTGATAAAGCAGAACGTATGTTCAAATTAGATAACTTATATGATTTGAAAAATGTTGATATTATCACACATATCAATACAGCATTACGCGCTAACTATACATTGCAACGAGATGTAGATTACATGGTTGTAGATGGAGAAGTATTGATTGTCGACCAATTTACAGGTCGAACAATGCCTGGTCGTCGATTCTCTGAAGGACTTCACCAAGCAATCGAGGCTAAAGAAGGTGTACAAATTCAAAATGAATCTAAAACAATGGCTTCTATCACATTCCAAAACTACTTCCGTATGTACAATAAATTAGCAGGTATGACAGGTACTGCTAAAACTGAGGAAGAAGAATTCCGCAACATCTATAATATGACCGTTACACAAATTCCAACGAACCGTCCTGTTCAACGTGAAGACAGACCTGACTTGATTTTCATCAGTCAAAAAGGTAAATTCGATGCCGTTGTTGAGGATGTTGTCGAAAAACATAAAAAAGGCCAACCGATTCTTTTAGGTACAGTAGCGGTTGAAACAAGTGAGTACATTTCACAACTATTAAAAAAACGTGGTGTGCGTCATGATGTCTTAAACGCTAAAAATCACGAACGTGAAGCTGAAATTGTATCTACAGCTGGTCAAAAAGGTGCAGTAACAATTGCAACAAACATGGCTGGTCGCGGTACTGATATTAAATTAGGCGAAGGTGTTGAAGAATTAGGCGGTCTTGCTGTTATCGGTACAGAACGTCATGAATCTCGTCGTATCGATGATCAATTGCGCGGTCGTTCCGGTCGTCAAGGTGACCGAGGAGAAAGCCGTTTCTATTTATCATTACAAGATGAATTGATGGTACGTTTCGGTTCTGAACGTCTGCAAAAAATGATGGGCCGTTTAGGTATGGATGACTCTACACCGATTGAATCTAAAATGGTCTCTCGTGCAGTTGAATCTGCGCAAAAACGTGTTGAAGGTAATAACTTTGATGCGCGTAAACGTATCTTAGAATATGATGAAGTTTTACGTAAGCAGCGTGAAATTATTTATGGTGAGCGTAATAACATTATCGATTCAGAATCAAGTTCTGAATTAGTTATTACGATGATGCGTTCTACGTTAGATCGTGCGATTTCATACTATATCAATGAAGATTCAGATGAAGTAGACTATACACCGTTTATTAATTTTGTGGATGACGTTTTCTTGCATGAAGGCGATGTAAAAGAAGATGAAATTAAAGGTAAAGACCCTGAGGATATTTTTGATGTGGTATGGGCTAAAGTTGAAAAAGCTTATGAAGCACAAAAAGCAAATATCCCAGAGCAATTTAATGAATTTGAACGTATGATTTTATTACGCTCTATTGATGGAAGATGGACAGACCATATCGATACAATGGATCAATTGCGTCAAGGTATCCATTTACGTTCATATGGACAGCAAAATCCGCTTCGTGATTATCAAAATGAAGGACATCAATTATTTGATACAATGATGGTCAATATTGAAGAAGACGTCAGCAAATATATCTTGAAGTCTGTTATCACAGTAGATGATGATATTGAACGTGATAAAGCGAAAGAATATCAAGGCCAGCATGTTTCAGCTGAAGATGGAAAAGAAAAAGTAAAACCACAACCGGTTGTTAAAGACAATCATATCGGCAGAAATGATCCTTGTCCGTGCGGCAGCGGTAAAAAGTATAAAAATTGCTGCGGTAAATAG
- the hpf gene encoding ribosome hibernation-promoting factor, HPF/YfiA family encodes MIRFEIHGDNLTITDAIRNYIEDKVGKLERYFTNVPNVNAHVKVKTYANSSTKIEVTIPLKNVTLRAEERNDDLYAGIDLITNKLERQVRKYKTRVNRKKRQESEHEPFPATPETPPETDADHDKDDKIEIIRSKQFSLKPMDSEEAVLQMDLLGHDFFIFNDRETDGTSIVYRRKDGKYGLIETLEN; translated from the coding sequence ATGATTAGATTTGAAATTCATGGAGACAACCTCACTATTACAGACGCAATCCGTAATTACATTGAGGACAAAGTTGGTAAACTTGAACGTTACTTCACTAATGTGCCGAATGTGAATGCACATGTAAAAGTGAAAACTTATGCAAATTCTAGCACAAAAATCGAAGTTACAATTCCGCTTAAAAACGTGACACTTCGTGCAGAAGAAAGAAACGATGATTTATATGCTGGAATTGACTTGATCACTAACAAATTAGAACGTCAAGTTCGTAAATACAAAACACGTGTTAATCGTAAAAAACGTCAAGAAAGCGAACATGAACCGTTCCCAGCAACTCCGGAAACTCCGCCGGAAACAGATGCTGATCATGATAAAGATGATAAAATTGAAATCATCCGTTCTAAACAATTCAGCTTGAAACCAATGGATTCTGAAGAAGCGGTATTACAAATGGATTTACTTGGTCATGATTTCTTCATTTTCAACGACCGTGAAACTGATGGAACAAGTATTGTTTACCGTCGAAAAGACGGAAAATATGGTTTGATTGAAACTCTTGAAAATTAA